TAACCGACGCTGCGCCGCCCCCGTTCAGCAGCGAAAATGACGAGAAATCGCGAGTGGTGCGATCGATGGCAGTCGATGTCGCTTCGATTCTGGAAGAAGAAGCCGACGTTCCAGCCGCGCCAGCGACTGTAATGTTCGCTCCGCCAATACTGGCCGCGATGAGCGAGCCGGTAACGCGACCGGTCTTGCCGACCAAGATCTTTGCCTCGCCCCCCGTGAACGACTCCTCGTAAAAAATTTCGCGCTCGTTGGTCGTTCCGACTGCTGAAATGATGGTGCGGCTGGTGTCGCTCTGAGTGCGGCGCACGCCGAAGGCATCCGCATTGGCATTGGCAAGGTTGCCTTCGCTGCCCAAGGTGCCGTCCACGATCACGACTCCACCGGCAGGTCCGCCCGCGGACGCGTAGGTCGCGACGCTAGCGCCCTCCTTGATCACGATCTCAGCATCACCGCCGGTCCTGTGTTCGCTCGACGTCGATCCAGAAACCGAAACGGATCCATCGGCTGTCGGTGTCGTAGAAGAGAAATTGCGTGTCGAGCTCTCGTATTTAACGGCACTTGCGCTCACGCCCCCCGAGCCCGACGCAATCCCCCGCTGCACGCTGCCGCGGATCGCGACACGCGCGCTGGTCACACCTTGCGTATTAACGAACGCAAAGGCGGTTCCACCGATCTCGAGTTCGGTCGCGCCGCCAACCGTCGTCCGGCTCGAGATCTGCTCGAAAGTGCTCGCGCCCGTGACCAGGGTCGAGGTGGAGCGTGTCACGGACGTAACCTCGTCAGAGCTGCCGGTGGCTTGGATGAAGGCAGCGTTAGCGGCAGTACCGGCAGTGCCATCCATCACAACTGCCGCATTGCCGCGGGATGAATCTGCGTAGACGCTGCCAACGATGCCGCCCGCCGTGACGCGCGTCATCGCGTCCCCGGCATTGTAGGTGAAGCTCGACGAACTGGTCGTGGACGAGACCCCGTCCACAATGACAGTGGTCGGTCCACTAGCGGTCGACAACGAGTCTCCGCCGCTCGCGAACACATTCCCGGCGAGGGCGCCGATCGAGAGGGAAGCGCCGCTGCGGCCCCAGGCGCTCACGTCAGCCGGAGCCGCCGCCATGCTGCCGCTGGCCGGCGCTCCCACATTGCCGCCAATCTCGGCCGTAACGACGCCGTGCGCCTGGAGCACGACGCTGCCGCCTATGGAACCGGGGCTGGTGAGGTTCAGATTGCCACCGACGTTGAAGATCTCCACGGTGCCGGTCACCGTGCCCGTGTTCGACATCCCGAAGGAGTTCGAACTGGTTGTCGCGCCGGCACCCTGGTAAAAGATGCCGACGCGGGCATCCGGCGTGCCGACCTGGCCGTCATTGGTGTAGTTCACGATGCCGTTGCGTTCGGTCGCAGTGGCGGAAACGCCGATGTTGAAAGAACCTCCGCGAACGACCGCCGGCGCCGCGCCTGCATTCCCGATGATGAGCGAAAGGTTCGGCGTCGTCACCGACTGGAGGCCGGAATTGATGGATCCTGACGGATTTCCCGCGCCCTCGCAGGTCACCACGCTCGCGTCGGTGGTGCAGGCCGCGCTCGCCGGAGCGGCCGCGAACATCGCGGTCGCGGTCACAGTGACGGCGGCCGTCGCGCGCAGCGACGCCTTGTAGGATAGATTCTTCATGAAATGCCCCTCTTCAATTTCGCGAGAGGAGGCACGAGACGCACGCACCTGCCACGGCCTTGGCCGTCCGGAGCCCCCTTCGAGGATCTTGAATAACCGCGCTTTTTGGAATTGATACTACCCGATAGGGGAGTAACGCCCGCCGGCCATGCATCCCCGAGACACGCTGTTACGCGTTAGGCGCAAGGCTGCGCCCGGCTTCGGCACACATGGCGGCTGCGCAGGCTTGTCAGCCGCAATCATCCGGCGCACACGTGTTGCGGGGCTTGAAGAAACGGCGTGGGCAATTTGGAAAGTGCATGGGGGCGGCGCGACGACACAGTCGCGGATCATATCTTGGCGCAGGACATGCTGGCGGCCGTCGGGCTGCCGGCAATGCTGCTCGATGCCGCCGGCAGGGTGATCGCGATCGGCCCGCTCATGCGACCGCTCACCCGATCCGGTCGGATTCTCGTCACGGCATCGGGTCCGGGTGCGGGTATTGCGGGAGACGATCGGGTGCTGGAGGCACTGATCGGGACACTGGTAGACGCGGATGCGTCAGGAGTCGCGGTGCTGTCCGCCCGGCGCATCCTGCATGGCGCGGCGGGCGCCGCGCCGCTGCTGGTCGAGATGCTGCTTCTGCCGCGCCGAGAGCAGAGTTCGGACGCCGGTGCCCCGCGCTACCTGCTCACCATCCGCGGCGGCGGCTGCGAGGAGCCGATGATCGCAGACGTCCTCCGCGAGGCGTTCCGGCTGACGGCGTCTGAGGTCGAAGTGGCGATGATGCTTGGCGAGGGTCGCTCGCGCTCCGCGATCGCCGAGCATCGCGGCGTTTCGGTCGACACGATCAAGTTCCAGCTGAAGGCGATCTTCGCCAAGCTTGGCGTAAAGCGGGAGACCGAGCTGGTGGCGAAGATGGGCCGGCTCTTCCGCGGATAAGGCGCGACCTCGTGGTCACAGGCTCCGCCCGTCGTCCTCCGGGCGCGACTGAGCGCAGAATCGGACTGGGCACCAACCTGTATCAGCGACTGCAGCCACGCAATAAGTCATTGCGCTATCATGCTTAATTACCTTGCTGCTCCGATCAACGACGCCGATCTTGCCGCTGTGAAGACATTCGTTGCCAGTGGCCGGCCGATACCGGCGGTGATCGCCGCCGCGTTGATCGCGCGCCTCGAACAATCCGAGTGCGGGCAGGCCGCGGCAATTGCCCGCCCAGCGCTGACGCCGACGGCGCTTCGGCCTTGATCGCACAGCATCCGGTTGGACGGAACGTCTAGGGGATATTCCTCATATCCGGCGACGGACCCGGCAAGTAACTCCGCTTCATCGACCAAGAGATTGATGAAGCAGGAGTTTTCCGATGACTGCCCCGTTCGTAGACCTGAGCGTCCATCACCAGCCTAAAGGTATGTCCGACCGCGTTGCCTTTGGCTTCACCAAGGCGCTGCGCTGGTGCGCCGACACCTTCTTCGCGGAGCGTTATGGCCACCGCGCCGTGGTCCTCGAGACCGTCGCCGCCGTTCCCGGCATGGTCGGCGCAACCATCAACCACCTCGCCTGCCTTCGCCGCATGTGCGACGACAAGGGCTGGATCAAGACGCTGATGGACGAGGCCGAGAACGAGCGCATGCATCTCATGACGTTCATCGAGATCTCCAAGCCGACCCTGTTCGAGCGCGCTGTGATCATCGGCGTGCAGTGGGTCTTCTATGTCTGCTTCTTCGCGCTTTACCTGATCAGCGCCAAGACCGCGCACCGCGTCGTCGGCTATTTCGAGGAAGAAGCGGTAATCAGCTACACCCATTACCTGGCCGAGATCGACGATGGCCGCTCCGAGAACGTGCCGGCCCCGACAATCGCGAAGCTCTATTGGAACCTTCCCGAGACGGCCACCCTGCGCGATGTCGTGCTGGTCGTTCGCGCCGACGAGGCCCACCACCGCGACGTCAATCACGGCTTCGCCAACGAACTCGGCGGCCTGCCTCAGATCAAGGTGGCGCCCTGCCCCGAGCACAACGCCCTCGAGCCGATCTGGAAGAAAGCGGCCTGAGCGCAAGCGGCGGCGCCCCGGCGCCGCCCTTACCCGTTCGCACTCTCCGAGCGGCGCAGGAGATCGGTGAGAACCGCCGGATGCAGCGCCCGGGCGAATTCCAGACCCGCGCGCTCGCCCGCGACCCAGCGGACGCGCGCTTCCCAGCTTTCGAGCCCGGGGAACCTGATCCAAACCGTCTCCCCGGCCTTCGCATAGAAAGCGGGAGAGACGGCACAGCCGGTGTCGCAAAGATCGAGCACGTCGACTCGCCAGGCGGATGCGCCCAGCAGGCGAAAGCCCGCCTTCATCTGCGTCGCGATTCGCGCCCCCGTGCGGCGCTCCAGATCGGCGTACAAAAGCTCTTCCCCCCCGAGAAGCTGGTGATGAAGTGATCTAGTTGATCGTCCCTGCCACGGCAACATGGTCAAAGGGCTACGCCCGATATTTGCCAGTTCATCATATCGTCCCCGTTCAAGAACAGACTTAACCCGGTCTTCACCACATCCCGACTACGGCGTCGCCATGGTTCGATTCCCGCCGCCGCTCCGAATTCTTGCCGGCCGCGGAGCGAAGGTGCTGACGGCATTCGGCGCCCTTGCCCTCCTGATCGCCTGGCCACCATCCAGCGGCAGGCTCCTGCTCGTGCCGCTTTCCCGCGACGCCGCGCAGAACCTGGTCGCCGCCGCCCTTGCCGACGAGACGCTGCTCGTCGCCCGCGGGCCGCTGCCCGGCTCGATCGTCGTGGACGGCCGCAGGCGCGACGTCGCCGAGGCGCTGGCGGGCCGGGCCGTGATCCTCCTCGCGGCGCGCACGGTCGGCTGCGGCGCGGCGGCAGGGGCCGTTCGCCGTGGCTGAACTCGACGATCTTCGCCGCCGCGGCGTGCGCCTGCTGGCGCTCTGCGGGCTCGGCTGCACCGCTGTGTTCGCGCTGATCGTTTCGCTGTTCGGGTTCGAGGACGGATCGATCGCCCTCGCCGTCTCCGCATTGATCAACCTTCCGGTCTGCCGCGACGCCTGGCGCAACCGCTACGATGCCGAATCCCGCATCGGCGTCGGCGTCATGGCCGCGCTGCAACCGGCGATCCTCGTCTTCCTGCTGCGCGGAAGCGCCTGGCAGATGGACATGCACATGTACTTCTTCGTCAGCCTTGCCGCCCTTACCCTGCTCTGCGACTGGCGACCGATCGCGGTCGCCTCGGTGATCGTCGCGGTGCATCACGTGCTTGCGTCCTTGCTGTCGCCGGACTGGGCGTTCACCGGATCCGGCGCGATCGGCCGAGTCGCCATCCATGCGATCGCGGTCGCGCTCCAGTTCCTGGTGCTCGCCCAGGTGACCAGGCGACTCGGAACGCTGATCGCCAGCCAGGTCGAAAGCCGCGCCCGCAGCGAGCGCCTTGCCGAGAGCGCTGCGGGTGCCCGGCGCGAGGCGGAAGCGGCGCTGGCCCGCGCTCGCAAATCGGAAGCGCGGGCGGCGCTGGAGCGCAAGCATCGCGGGGACGTGCAGCGCGCCGCCGACGCCGCCCGCACATCGGACATGCTGGCGATCGCAGCGGAGTTCGAGACGTCGGTCGCCGCGGTGGTGGGCGCCGTCGGCGCCGCCGCGGGAGACGTGCAGAAGATGGCAGGCAGCCTGGTCGACCTCGCACGGCAGGGCCAGCGGCGGGCGGCAAGCGTCGCCGCCGGCGCGGGCCAGTCCTCGCTTGCGGCGCGCGACATTGCGGAGCGAGCGGCAAGCCTTGCCCGGTCGGTCGCGCAGATCGCCGCCAATGCCGATCAGCAAACTCAACTGAGCCTGGCGGCGCATGCACGCACCGCCGCCGGCGAAGACAGGCTGCACGACCTTTCCGATCGGGTGAACGACATCGACGGCTTCGCCGAGCAGATCGCGACCGTCGCCAAGCACACCAATTTGCTGGCCCTCAACGCAACCATCGAGGCTGCGCGGGCGGGAGAGGCCGGCACCGGCTTCGCCGTGGTCGCCTCCGAGGTGAAGCAATTGGCGCATCAGTCGCGCGCCGCAACGTCTGAAATCAAGCGCCTGATCGGCAGCGTCGGCGACGGCGCGGCCAATGTCGAGCGGGCCTTGATCGATATCGTCGGCGTGGTCGATCAGCTCGGCGGCGCGGCCGAGACCATTCGCGCCGAAGTGGCGGAACAGCGGGCAACCACCGACCGGCTGAATGCCAGCGCCGAAGAGGCGGCGGCTAGCGCCGTAGCGATCGCCGGTGAAGTCGCAGAGGTTGCCGCCACCGCGGTCTCCGCCGAGCGCCTCGCCGGCCTGGTCAACGGATCGAGCGAACGCCTGACCGAGAGCGCGCGCCGGCTGGAACAGGCCACGACGACCTTCCTCAACTCACTCCGCACCGCGTGAGCCGACGCCGCCGACACACCGCCGCCCCGTAGGATTACGTAGACCGGCGGTAGCGGCTTGGAAGCCAACATGGATTACGCCGAGGAAGGGCGCGTCTGGACGGCGCGAATTGGGAATTTGGGGCGCGCATGATCGAGGACAGGCTACATCCGGCTATCCATGGCGACCGCGATGACGCGCGTTCCTTTCACAGCATCCTCGCCTGCCTGAACGGCCTCTTCTACCGCAGCGAGCTGCGCGCCCCCTGGCGCTTTTCGTTTCTGAGCGAAGGCGGCGATACGCTCACCGGCTATTCGCGCGAGGAACTCGACGCGACCTCGTGGGGCAATCTCATCCTGCCCGAATATATGAGCGAGATCGATGCCTCGGTCGAAGCCGCGATCGCCGCCGAGGCCCGGTTCGAGATCACCTATCCGATCCGCCACAAGGACGGCACGCTGCGCTGGGTCGCCGAACAGGGACACGCCATCCGCGACGCCGACGGCCAGCCGATCTTTCTGGAAGGAATCATCAGCGACGTCACCGCGGCCCGGCAGGCGGAGGATGTGGAGCGCACGGCATCGGCGCAATGGCGCAAGATGCTCGACACGATCCCGCAAATGGCGTGGTCGATGTCGCCCGACGGCCGTGAAGCATTTTACAACGAACGCTGGGTGGATTTCACCGGGCGGTTGATCAACGATGGCAGCATCCTGCGGCTCGATCTCATCCATCCCGACGATCGCGACAGCGCGCACGAGAGCTGGACGCTGAGCGTCCGCAGCGGCACCCCCTACCAGGCGCGCTACCGGCTGATCCATCGTTCGGGCGAGTTCCGCTGGGTGCTCAGCCGAGCCCTGCCGGAGCGGGACGAGACCGGCACAATCCGCCGCTGGTACGGCACGTGCACCGACATTCACGAACAGGTGCTCGCCGTCGACGAAGCCGCCTCGGCGCGGGATTTTGCCGCCCGCCTGCTCGGCGCGGCGCCGGACGCGCTGCTGCTGCTCGACGGCACCGGACACGTCACCTTCTGCAACGACGTCGCCGAAAAGGCGCTTGCGGGGCGCTGGCAGAGATCTCTGCTCGGCAGCTTCTGGGCGGATCTGGTGCCCTATGCCGTGCGCCGCAGCGCGTGGCGTGCGGCCGCGCGCGCCTGGCGCACCGGCGAGAAGATCCGGTTCACCGTGGAGCATTCGCGGGGTCGTTGGTGGGACGTGATCGCGACACCCGTGGATGCCTCGCAGACCCGGCCGCGGCTGCTGGTGACCGCCCGGGACGTCAGCGATCAGAAGCATGCCGAGCAGAAAGCGCGTTGGGCGGCCGGCCACGACACGCTGACAGATCTGCCGAACCGAGCCCTTCTCCAGCAGCGCCTCGATGCCGAAGTGGTCGGCGAGACGGCGAGTGATCGTCCCTTCGCCCTGCTCCTGCTCGACGTCGACGATTTCAAGCGGACCAACGACACGCTCGGCCACGATGCCGGCGACGCCTTGCTGATCGCCTTGGCCGGGCATCTGCGCGCGATCACCGGCGGCGACGACATGGTCGCGCGGCTCGGCGGCGACGAATTCGCGGTGATCCTGCCGGACGTGACCGAAGCCGAGGCGCTGCTCGACTTCTCACGCCGTCTCGCCGCCGCGATGCGGCTGCCGTTTCTGCACGACGGCAATCTGCTCGAGTGCCGGGCGAGCATCGGCGCAGCCCTGTTTCCCGATCATGGCGCGTCCAAGAGCGATTTGCTGAAGAGCGCGGATCTTGCCCTCTACGCCGCCAAGGCGATGGGCGGCGGCACCCTCAGGATCTTCGAGCCGGGGCTGCGCGATGCCTTCCATCAGCGCAGCGTGATGCTGAAGACCGGCAAGCATGCGATCGATGCCGCTCTGGTGGTGCCCTTCTATCAGCCCAAGATCGATTTGCAGACCGGCCTGTTCGCCGGCTTCGAAGCGCTGCTGCGCTGGCGCGACGGGGCCCGGATCCGGACTCCGGACACGATCGCCGCCTGTTTCGACGACCCGGTGCTCGCGGTCGAGCTCGGCGACCGGATGATCGAGCAGGTGATCCGCGACATCGGCGCCTGGCGGGCAGGCGGCACCGAGTTCGGCCATGTCGCGCTCAACGCTTCGCCGGCCGAATTCCGCCATGACGATTTCGCCGAGCGCCTGCTCGGCCGCATGCGGCAACATGGCCTCGATCCGGGCGACATCCAGGTGGAAGTCACCGAATCGGTGTTCCTCGGCCGCGGCGCCGAATATGTCGAGCGTGCGCTGAACACGCTCGCCGCCGGCGGCATCGGCATCGCGCTCGACGATTTCGGCACCGGCTATGCCTCGCTGTCGCACCTCAAGCGCTTTCCCGTGGACGTAATCAAGATCGACCGGTCCTTCGTCACCGATCTGCAATGCGACGAAAATGACGGCGCCATCGTCGATGCGGTGATCGGCCTTGGCAGAAGCCTGCGCAAGCAGGTCGTCGCCGAGGGGATCGAGACCCGCGCCCAGCACGATCTGCTCGTCGCGCTCGGCTGCCATGTCGGCCAGGGCTTTCTCTATGGCCGTCCGATGCCCGCGGACCAGGTGCCGGCGGCGCTCCGGGCCGAACGCGATGCGTGGCGATCGGCTGCCTGAGCGACAAACACCTGCAGGCGCGCGGCAGCGCCGCGTCTCACAACAATTTGTCGAGCGTGATCGGCAGGCTGCGGACGCGCTTGCCGGTGGCGTTGTAGATCGCGTTGGCGACCGCGGCGCCGGTGCCGGTGATGCCGATCTCGCCGACGCCCCGGGCGCCCATCGGCGCGTGCGGATCGGGAATGTCGGTCCAGATCACCTCGATTTCCGGCACGTCCATGTGCACCGGCACATGATATTCGGCGAGGCTCGCATTCACGATCCGGCCATTGCGGGGATCGAACTGGGTCTCCTCCATCAGCGCAAGGCCGAGCCCCATGATGATGCCGCCGCGAAACTGGCTCGCGGCCGTTTTCGGGTTGAGGATGCGCCCGCAGTCGAACGAGCCCAGGAAGCGCGAGACGCGCGGCTCGCCGGTCACGGCATTGACCCGCACCTCGCAGAACATCGCGGCGTGGCTGTGCATCGACCAATGCTGCGTTTCCAACGGCATCGGCGGCTCCGCCTCGACGCTGACCGCATCGCGCTGCGCCCTGCCGAGGATCGAGGCATAGCTCTCGTGGCGTTCGGGATCGTCCAGCTTGCACAGACCGCCGTCGCGGCTGCCGATCTCGTCCGGCTTCAGCCCGGCGAGCGGGGAATCATTGCCGGCAAGGCTGAGCAACTCGGCCACCAGCTTGTTGTAGGCGGCGATCACCGACGCGCCGATCGAGGCGGTCTGCTGCGAACCGCCGGCTAGGACCAGCCCCGGCAACGTCGAGTCGCCATAGGTGAAGCGCACCTGCTCCAGCGAAAGCCCGAGCCGATCGGCGATCACCTGGGTCTGCGCCGTCGCGGTGCCCATGCCCATTTCGTGCGCCGCGATATCGACTTGGACCGCGCCGTCGCGCGACAGCGTGATCCGGGCTGCGCCGCCCGGCATTCGGTAGTAGGGATAGGTGCCGGTGGCGCAGCCCACCCCGACCAGCCACTCGCCGTCGCGCACCCTGCCCGGCACCGGATTGCGCCTGCTCCAGCCGAACCGCTCGGCGCCGTCGCGCCATGCCTTGGCGATCTCCCGCGAGGAGAACGGCAGGCCGGTGAGCGGATCCTTGTCCGGCTCGTTGCGCAGCCTGAACTCGACCGGATCGAGGCCGAGCTGTTCGGCGAGTTCGTCCATCGCACATTCGAGCGCGAAGGTGCCGACCGCCTCGCCGGGGGCACGCATGAAGGTGTTGCTGATCATGTCGAGTTCGACA
The nucleotide sequence above comes from Sphingosinicella sp. BN140058. Encoded proteins:
- a CDS encoding alternative oxidase — translated: MTAPFVDLSVHHQPKGMSDRVAFGFTKALRWCADTFFAERYGHRAVVLETVAAVPGMVGATINHLACLRRMCDDKGWIKTLMDEAENERMHLMTFIEISKPTLFERAVIIGVQWVFYVCFFALYLISAKTAHRVVGYFEEEAVISYTHYLAEIDDGRSENVPAPTIAKLYWNLPETATLRDVVLVVRADEAHHRDVNHGFANELGGLPQIKVAPCPEHNALEPIWKKAA
- a CDS encoding helix-turn-helix transcriptional regulator, producing the protein MGNLESAWGRRDDTVADHILAQDMLAAVGLPAMLLDAAGRVIAIGPLMRPLTRSGRILVTASGPGAGIAGDDRVLEALIGTLVDADASGVAVLSARRILHGAAGAAPLLVEMLLLPRREQSSDAGAPRYLLTIRGGGCEEPMIADVLREAFRLTASEVEVAMMLGEGRSRSAIAEHRGVSVDTIKFQLKAIFAKLGVKRETELVAKMGRLFRG
- a CDS encoding PilZ domain-containing protein, with translation MLPWQGRSTRSLHHQLLGGEELLYADLERRTGARIATQMKAGFRLLGASAWRVDVLDLCDTGCAVSPAFYAKAGETVWIRFPGLESWEARVRWVAGERAGLEFARALHPAVLTDLLRRSESANG
- a CDS encoding methyl-accepting chemotaxis protein; amino-acid sequence: MAELDDLRRRGVRLLALCGLGCTAVFALIVSLFGFEDGSIALAVSALINLPVCRDAWRNRYDAESRIGVGVMAALQPAILVFLLRGSAWQMDMHMYFFVSLAALTLLCDWRPIAVASVIVAVHHVLASLLSPDWAFTGSGAIGRVAIHAIAVALQFLVLAQVTRRLGTLIASQVESRARSERLAESAAGARREAEAALARARKSEARAALERKHRGDVQRAADAARTSDMLAIAAEFETSVAAVVGAVGAAAGDVQKMAGSLVDLARQGQRRAASVAAGAGQSSLAARDIAERAASLARSVAQIAANADQQTQLSLAAHARTAAGEDRLHDLSDRVNDIDGFAEQIATVAKHTNLLALNATIEAARAGEAGTGFAVVASEVKQLAHQSRAATSEIKRLIGSVGDGAANVERALIDIVGVVDQLGGAAETIRAEVAEQRATTDRLNASAEEAAASAVAIAGEVAEVAATAVSAERLAGLVNGSSERLTESARRLEQATTTFLNSLRTA
- a CDS encoding EAL domain-containing protein, with protein sequence MIEDRLHPAIHGDRDDARSFHSILACLNGLFYRSELRAPWRFSFLSEGGDTLTGYSREELDATSWGNLILPEYMSEIDASVEAAIAAEARFEITYPIRHKDGTLRWVAEQGHAIRDADGQPIFLEGIISDVTAARQAEDVERTASAQWRKMLDTIPQMAWSMSPDGREAFYNERWVDFTGRLINDGSILRLDLIHPDDRDSAHESWTLSVRSGTPYQARYRLIHRSGEFRWVLSRALPERDETGTIRRWYGTCTDIHEQVLAVDEAASARDFAARLLGAAPDALLLLDGTGHVTFCNDVAEKALAGRWQRSLLGSFWADLVPYAVRRSAWRAAARAWRTGEKIRFTVEHSRGRWWDVIATPVDASQTRPRLLVTARDVSDQKHAEQKARWAAGHDTLTDLPNRALLQQRLDAEVVGETASDRPFALLLLDVDDFKRTNDTLGHDAGDALLIALAGHLRAITGGDDMVARLGGDEFAVILPDVTEAEALLDFSRRLAAAMRLPFLHDGNLLECRASIGAALFPDHGASKSDLLKSADLALYAAKAMGGGTLRIFEPGLRDAFHQRSVMLKTGKHAIDAALVVPFYQPKIDLQTGLFAGFEALLRWRDGARIRTPDTIAACFDDPVLAVELGDRMIEQVIRDIGAWRAGGTEFGHVALNASPAEFRHDDFAERLLGRMRQHGLDPGDIQVEVTESVFLGRGAEYVERALNTLAAGGIGIALDDFGTGYASLSHLKRFPVDVIKIDRSFVTDLQCDENDGAIVDAVIGLGRSLRKQVVAEGIETRAQHDLLVALGCHVGQGFLYGRPMPADQVPAALRAERDAWRSAA
- a CDS encoding xanthine dehydrogenase family protein molybdopterin-binding subunit; this translates as MSILDEGKALAQGMVQGAMGKAVALAPDSWIPGGVPDPLIRRQHGHVGAPVSRIDGPLKVSGAAPFAAEFPMADMVYAAIAYSNIARGRISELDVGAAEAAPGVVLVMTHRNAPRLKPTPLFMSDPKAAGGDSVPVLQDDRIYWNGQPIAIVLADTQEQADHAKSLIRATFEAAPAATDLDAAKANGTSPSQFMGGPMHDAVGDAEAALAKAAVTVDSVYTTPGHNHNPIELHAVTLAWDGDTLRIHDAQQAVAHSAWTLAQVFDLPAEQVVITSPFVGGGFGSKTLWQHQIIAAAAARVAGRPVRLVLTREGVYRTVGGRSPTEQRLALGATEDGRLTALIHTGVTAKTAHNAMPEPFILPTRSAYAAETMLLDVQHVELDMISNTFMRAPGEAVGTFALECAMDELAEQLGLDPVEFRLRNEPDKDPLTGLPFSSREIAKAWRDGAERFGWSRRNPVPGRVRDGEWLVGVGCATGTYPYYRMPGGAARITLSRDGAVQVDIAAHEMGMGTATAQTQVIADRLGLSLEQVRFTYGDSTLPGLVLAGGSQQTASIGASVIAAYNKLVAELLSLAGNDSPLAGLKPDEIGSRDGGLCKLDDPERHESYASILGRAQRDAVSVEAEPPMPLETQHWSMHSHAAMFCEVRVNAVTGEPRVSRFLGSFDCGRILNPKTAASQFRGGIIMGLGLALMEETQFDPRNGRIVNASLAEYHVPVHMDVPEIEVIWTDIPDPHAPMGARGVGEIGITGTGAAVANAIYNATGKRVRSLPITLDKLL